One region of Rhodocaloribacter litoris genomic DNA includes:
- the glgX gene encoding glycogen debranching protein GlgX yields MTHGVLPGQSFPLGATVCEGGVNFCVFSRNATAVELLFFDDVDAGRPARRIVFDPKVNRTFYYWHVFVPGVEAGQLYGYRVHGPFRPEAGDRFDGMKLLVDPYARAVAVGRHYDREAAVRPGDNTARAMKSVVVDPSAYDWEGDQPLCRPYSRTVIYEMHVGGFTRHPSSGVDPARRGTYAGLVEKIPYLKDLGITAVELLPVQQFDEQDVAPPLRNYWGYNPVAFFAPHSGYSTDRSPLGPVNEFRDMVKALHAAGIEVILDVVFNHTAEGDHRGPTLSFRGFENRAYYHLEPDRRRYANYTGTGNTLNANHSVVRRLIGDCLRYWVAEMHVDGFRFDLASVLARDEDGRPLNNPPILWSIESDPVLAGTKIIAEAWDAAGLYQVGSFVGHRWAEWNGPYRDDVRRFFRGEEGMVGALAARLTGSPDLFDRDGRDPNRSINFVTCHDGFTLNDLVSYNEKHNEANGEENRDGTDANYSWNCGVEGPTDDPEVEALRLRQIKNFFTTLLISQGTPMLLMGDEVRRTQHGNNNAYCQDNALSWFDWRAVERQAGLLRFVRGLIRLNLTHEAFQQDRFWIDGGNSGTTRVVWHGVRLHEPDWAPHSHSLAFTLEDGDHLHVMLNAYWEPLVFELPPLQAPLRWHRLVDTGRAAPEDFHDPDEAPPVEGGTYAVGARAVVVLMAR; encoded by the coding sequence ATGACGCACGGCGTTCTACCCGGCCAGAGCTTTCCCCTCGGTGCGACCGTCTGCGAGGGCGGGGTCAACTTCTGCGTCTTCTCCCGCAACGCCACGGCGGTGGAGCTCCTTTTTTTCGACGACGTGGATGCGGGCCGTCCTGCCCGGCGCATCGTCTTCGATCCGAAGGTCAACCGGACCTTTTATTACTGGCACGTCTTCGTGCCCGGCGTCGAGGCGGGGCAGCTCTACGGCTACCGCGTGCACGGCCCGTTCCGGCCCGAGGCCGGCGACCGCTTCGACGGGATGAAGCTGCTGGTCGATCCGTACGCACGCGCCGTGGCCGTGGGGCGCCACTACGACCGGGAGGCGGCCGTCCGGCCGGGGGACAACACCGCCCGGGCCATGAAGAGCGTCGTGGTCGATCCGTCCGCGTACGACTGGGAGGGGGACCAGCCGCTCTGCCGCCCCTACAGCCGGACCGTCATCTACGAGATGCACGTGGGGGGCTTCACCCGCCATCCCAGTTCGGGGGTGGATCCGGCCCGGCGGGGCACCTATGCCGGCCTCGTCGAAAAGATACCGTACCTGAAAGACCTGGGGATCACGGCGGTCGAGCTCCTGCCCGTGCAGCAGTTCGACGAGCAGGACGTGGCCCCGCCGCTGCGCAACTACTGGGGCTACAACCCGGTGGCCTTCTTCGCCCCGCACAGCGGGTACAGCACCGACCGCAGCCCCCTCGGCCCGGTGAACGAGTTCCGCGACATGGTCAAGGCCCTCCACGCCGCCGGCATCGAGGTCATCCTCGACGTCGTCTTCAACCACACCGCCGAAGGAGACCACCGTGGCCCGACGCTTTCCTTCCGGGGATTCGAAAACCGCGCCTACTATCACCTCGAACCGGACCGGCGTCGTTATGCCAACTACACCGGCACGGGCAACACGCTCAACGCCAACCATTCCGTCGTGCGCCGGCTCATCGGCGACTGCCTGCGCTACTGGGTGGCCGAGATGCACGTCGACGGCTTCCGGTTCGATCTGGCCTCGGTGCTGGCCCGCGACGAGGACGGGCGTCCCCTCAACAACCCGCCCATCCTCTGGTCGATCGAGTCCGATCCGGTGCTGGCCGGCACCAAGATCATCGCCGAGGCGTGGGACGCCGCCGGGCTCTACCAGGTCGGCTCCTTCGTCGGGCACCGGTGGGCCGAGTGGAACGGCCCCTACCGGGACGACGTCCGCCGCTTCTTCCGGGGGGAGGAGGGCATGGTCGGCGCCCTGGCGGCTCGCCTCACCGGCAGCCCCGACCTGTTCGACCGCGATGGCCGCGATCCCAACCGCTCGATCAACTTCGTCACCTGCCACGACGGCTTCACCCTGAACGACCTGGTCTCCTACAACGAGAAGCACAACGAGGCCAACGGGGAGGAGAACCGCGACGGCACGGACGCCAACTACAGCTGGAACTGTGGCGTCGAGGGCCCCACCGACGACCCGGAGGTGGAAGCGCTTCGCCTCCGGCAGATCAAGAACTTTTTCACGACGCTGCTGATCTCCCAGGGAACGCCGATGCTGCTGATGGGGGACGAGGTTCGCCGCACCCAGCACGGCAACAACAACGCCTACTGCCAGGACAACGCGCTGAGCTGGTTCGACTGGCGGGCGGTCGAGCGGCAGGCCGGGCTGCTTCGCTTCGTGCGGGGCTTGATCCGCCTCAACCTGACGCATGAAGCCTTTCAGCAGGACCGCTTCTGGATCGACGGGGGCAACAGCGGCACGACCCGCGTCGTCTGGCACGGTGTGCGCCTGCACGAACCCGACTGGGCACCGCATTCGCACAGCCTGGCCTTTACGCTCGAGGACGGCGACCATCTGCACGTGATGCTCAACGCCTACTGGGAGCCGCTCGTCTTCGAGTTGCCGCCCCTGCAGGCGCCCCTGCGCTGGCACCGCCTCGTCGACACGGGCCGGGCCGCACCGGAGGATTTTCACGACCCGGACGAGGCGCCGCCGGTGGAGGGGGGTACGTATGCGGTGGGGGCCCGTGCCGTGGTCGTGCTGATGGCCCGTTGA